One window of Raphanus sativus cultivar WK10039 unplaced genomic scaffold, ASM80110v3 Scaffold0309, whole genome shotgun sequence genomic DNA carries:
- the LOC130501842 gene encoding 40S ribosomal protein S15a-1-like — translation MVRISVLNDAFKSMYNAEKRGKRQVMIRPSSKVIIKVLTVMQKHGYIGEFEYVDDHRSGKIVVELNGRLNKCGVISPRFDVGVKEIEGWTARLLPSRQFGYIVLTTSAGIMDHEEARRKNVGGKVLGFFY, via the exons ATGGTGAGGATCAGCGTGCTAAACGATGCGTTTAAGAGCATGTACAATGCGGAGAAGAGAGGGAAGAGGCAGGTGATGATCCGACCTTCTTCCAAGGTCATCATCAAGGTTCTCACTGTCATGCAGAAACACG GTTACATTGGCGAGTTCGAGTACGTTGATGACCACAGGTCTGGTAAGATCGTGGTTGAGCTCAATGGTAGGCTGAACAAATGCGGTGTCATCAGTCCTCGCTTCGATGTCGGAGTTAAGGAGATCGAAGGATGGACCGCACGTCTTCTTCCTTCCAGACAG TTTGGCTACATTGTGCTGACAACCTCTGCCGGTATCATGGACCACGAAGAAGCCAGGAGGAAGAACGTTGGTGGCAAGGTCCTTGGATTCTTTTACTGA
- the LOC108846652 gene encoding gibberellin-regulated protein 10-like → MKMKLAVVQFFVISLLLSTSLFILSNADSSPCNGKCNVRCSKAGRQDRCLKYCNICCEKCDHCVPSGTYGNKDECPCYRDMKNSKGQPKCP, encoded by the exons ATGAAGATGAAGTTGGCTGTTGTGCAGTTCTTCGTTATATCTCTTCTCCTTTCAACTTCTTTGTTCATTCTTTCAAACGCCGATTCGT CACCATGTAACGGAAAATGCAACGTGAGATGTTCAAAGGCAGGAAGACAAGATCGGTGTCTCAAGTATTGCAATATATGTTGCGAGAAATGTGATCATTGTGTTCCCTCAGGCACTTACGGAAACAAAGATGAATGTCCTTGTTACCGCGATATGAAGAACTCTAAAGGCCAACCCAAATgtccttga
- the LOC108844115 gene encoding zinc finger protein ZAT12, whose translation MVAISEIKSTVEDTAVANCLMLLSRVGQEPVGDQKRVFTCKTCLKEFHSFQALGGHSASHKKHNNNENLSGLIKKAKAPSSHTCPICGVEFPMGQALGGHMRRHRNESGAALVTRALLPEPTMTTLKKSSSGKRVACLDLSLGMVENLNLKLELGRTVC comes from the coding sequence atggttGCAATCTCTGAGATTAAGTCGACGGTGGAGGATACGGCGGTGGCGAATTGTCTGATGCTTTTATCAAGAGTCGGACAAGAACCCGTGGGAGATCAAAAACGCGTTTTCACGTGTAAAACGTGTTTGAAAGAGTTCCATTCGTTTCAAGCGTTAGGAGGTCACAGCGCGAGCCACAAGAAGCATAACAACAATGAGAACCTCTCTGGATTGATAAAGAAAGCTAAAGCCCCCTCGTCGCATACTTGTCCCATATGCGGAGTGGAGTTTCCGATGGGACAAGCTCTAGGAGGTCACATGAGGAGACACAGGAACGAGAGTGGGGCTGCGTTGGTTACACGGGCGTTACTACCAGAGCCGACGATGACGACGTTGAAGAAGTCGAGCAGTGGGAAGAGGGTGGCTTGTTTGGATCTGAGTTTGGGGATGGTTGAGAATTTGAATCTCAAGTTGGAGCTTGGAAGAACAGtttgttaa